One Rosa chinensis cultivar Old Blush chromosome 5, RchiOBHm-V2, whole genome shotgun sequence genomic region harbors:
- the LOC112202104 gene encoding uncharacterized protein LOC112202104 isoform X1, with protein sequence MDIILAFATPLTEWTVKPIGRQLSYVFNYKSNIEDLTRQVRELRLKRDGVDLEVKPAREALKTIDPGVDGWLGDVDKIIKEKETSFSEETVAAKVACCNGWLPNLKSRYSLGRKAKKMTQKADKLLATEPKTIAHPASHPEVEFRPTVDFHEGGSSSGTSTQEQPPTSEGKNINFDSRRSTIRDVMEVLKGNQINPIIICGMGGIGKTTLMGQIFEKAKEECMFDEYTKATIKESLDKAPGMIQIQDELAEYLGLILEVKERAPRASMLRQRLSQGSKKILVMLDNVSTTTQDFLWNIGIPPSCKLLVTSRQQDLFKDMDTRMNFPIHGLPETDAWSLFKKTAGSTIESDLELQVVAKKVLKECAGLPIAISTVGTALKGESIAIWKNALRELEKASPENVPGVIEHVYSKIKFSYECLRNEQAKSCFLLCCIFEESVDIWIEDLVTYGLGLGLFKGIDSIVEGRNCVETLVQTLKSRFLLLDSDNELECVRMHDVVHDVAVHIASEEFVEKKKDAVEKRIVVRDKAETVKLIDWPKNVEEPTYCSSLSISGLCQLLLLRHESTRECKPPPTIFNKMEDLKVLVFMRTLPPFSPQASLAVLKDLQTLRLESHNLPDDVSVIGELRKLMILSLRETNVKQLPDTFKNLSNLRLLDLFRCKELEIISPGVISSLCLLEELYMWSSFEDWVVEKLASTETANWISQLEAQDRAASKEVEHWEMTMDTWKRFNKLAVEQPANLGKQFREEVQGLLRVNDEQTRWANSMDWKTGILAELLSLSHLSTLEVFLPPVNEIVTSNLFNKLERFKISIGWKHPMYDWELKHADNYLGVHDLDASAAVGSGITLLLKKTSILEFRMKNLTKPQALNVLDTDQYHFAKMKSLTLKECDAVEYLIDRTLSKHNTPHSSNGLFPVLNSLVISGASRLKMIFNGELPTGSLKELKHLELNCLPALTYIWKTKSQSELGLWRNILGPVQVLRIQYCSSLEKIFAYEDDEEVLNFQSLTELTLSDLPSFTGISKNISKGSKRLPEDISPELSDVIIQPLFDTKVHFPALTKLYIKSMNLTEIWNSQLSAESFCELRVSECQLKSLWVSECHKLLRLVPAYMQNRLQKLEYIWAWHCSSLEEIFEFRRLTVDDAGDAAALTISESGSQGTQMNKMLSFKQSGQAFQNLRQISILFCESLRTLLSPSIARGLVKLQMLMIRNCKKIEEVVATAAEGEETNDDTLFPQLCTLTLDDLPNLRSFSQGKDNFKWPLVKNIKILKCYSMNKFCFGSLSTPKEVNIDVKGAGESVLQELKNSRNRI encoded by the exons atggataTTATTCTAGCATTTGCTACACCATTGACAGAATGGACAGTGAAACCTATTGGGAGACAGTTGAGTTATGTGTTTAACTACAAGAGCAACATTGAGGATCTCACCAGACAGGTTCGGGAATTGCGTCTTAAAAGAGATGGAGTGGACCTAGAGGTGAAACCTGCGAGAGAAGCTTTAAAGACTATTGATCCTGGAGTTGATGGCTGGCTCGGTGATGTAGACAAGATCATAAAAGAAAAGGAGACAAGTTTCAGTGAAGAAACTGTAGCAGCAAAGGTAGCTTGCTGTAATGGGTGGCTTCCAAATTTGAAGAGCCGTTATTCTTTGGGAAGGAAAGCTAAGAAGATGACTCAAAAGGCGGATAAACTCCTTGCTACTGAACCCAAGACTATAGCGCACCCTGCTTCCCACCCAGAGGTGGAATTCCGACCCACAGTGGACTTCCATGAAGGTGGCAGCTCCTCAGGAACATCAACCCAAGAACAGCCACCTACATCTGAaggaaaaaatattaattttgatTCAAGGAGATCAACCATTAGAGATGTGATGGAAGTTCTCAAGGGAAATCAAATCAATCCAATTATCATATGCGGCATGGGCGGCATCGGGAAGACAACATTGATGGGCCAAATTTTTGAGAAAGCAAAGGAAGAGTGTATGTTCGATGAGTATACCAAGGCAACCATTAAGGAATCTCTTGACAAAGCTCCTGGCATGATTCAAATTCAAGATGAACTTGCAGAATATCTAGGTTTGATACTTGAAGTGAAAGAGAGAGCTCCAAGAGCAAGTATGCTACGTCAAAGATTATCTCAAGGCAGCAAGAAGATCCTTGTAATGTTAGACAACGTTTCGACAACAACCCAAGACTTTTTGTGGAACATAGGGATTCCTCCTAGTTGTAAACTTTTGGTGACATCAAGACAACAAGATCTATTCAAGGACATGGATACAAGAATGAATTTCCCCATTCATGGTTTGCCGGAGACTGATGCCTGGAGTCTGTTTAAGAAGACAGCAGGAAGTACCATTGAATCTGATCTAGAGTTGCAAGTTGTAGCAAAAAAGGTTTTGAAGGAATGTGCTGGTTTGCCTATTGCAATTTCGACTGTTGGAACGGCACTAAAAGGTGAAAGCATTGCAATTTGGAAGAATGCACTAAGGGAACTAGAAAAGGCTAGCCCTGAAAACGTTCCAGGAGTGATCGAACATGTGTATAGTAAAATAAAGTTCAGCTATGAATGTTTAAGAAACGAGCAAGCCAAATCATGTTTTTTGTTGTGTTGCATATTTGAAGAAAGTGTTGATATATGGATTGAAGATTTGGTTACatatgggcttgggcttgggctcttTAAAGGCATTGATTCAATAGTTGAAGGAAGAAATTGTGTGGAAACATTGGTTCAGACACTCAAAAGTCGCTTTTTATTGTTAGACAGTGATAATGAGCTAGAATGTGTGAGAATGCATGATGTGGTGCATGATGTTGCCGTACATATAGCCTCTGAAGAGTttgtagaaaagaaaaaagatgcgGTTGAAAAAAGAATTGTGGTGAGAGATAAAGCAGAAACTGTGAAGTTGATTGATTGGCCTAAGAATGTTGAGGAACCTACTTATTGCAGTTCACTGAGTATTAGTGGGCTTTGTCAGCTTTTACTGTTGAGACATGAAAGTACAAGAGAATGCAAACCGCCACCcacaattttcaataaaatggAAGATCTCAAGGTTCTAGTATTTATGAGGACGTTGCCTCCATTCTCACCACAAGCATCACTTGCAGTTTTGAAAGACCTTCAAACACTGCGTCTAGAGAGTCACAATCTGCCAGATGATGTATCTGTCATTGGGGAGCTAAGGAAACTTATGATACTCAGTTTGCGTGAAACCAACGTCAAGCAATTGCCTGATACATTTAAGAATTTGTCTAATCTAAGATTGCTTGATTTGTTCAGATGTAAGGAGCTTGAAATAATCTCACCAGGGGTCATATCAAGTTTATGCCTACTTGAAGAGTTGTACATGTGGTCTAGCTTCGAGGATTGGGTGGTTGAGAAACTAGCCTCAACTGAAACAGCTAATTGGATCTCTCAATTGGAGGCTCAGGATAGGGCTGCATCCAAAGAAGTGGAACATTGGGAAATGACAATGGACACATGGAAGAGATTCAACAAATTGGCGGTTGAGCAACCAGCAAACTTAGGAAAGCAATTTAGAGAAGAGGTTCAAGGTCTCCTTAGAGTAAACGATGAGCAAACAAGGTGGGCCAACTCCATGGACTGGAAAACTGGTATACTTGCGGAGCTACTTTCCTTGTCCCATTTGTCTACTTTAGAAGTTTTTCTACCACCGGTTAATGAAATAGTAACCAGCAATTTGTTTAACAAGCTGGAAAGATTTAAGATCTCTATAGGATGGAAGCACCCTATGTATGATTGGGAATTAAAGCATGCTGACAACTACTTGGGAGTTCACGATCTTGATGCAAGCGCTGCTGTGGGTAGTGGAATCACTTTGTTGCTAAAGAAAACCAGCATTCTTGAGTTTAGAATGAAGAATTTGACCAAACCTCAAGCTCTGAATGTCTTAGATACAGATCAGTACCATTTCGCAAAGATGAAGTCCCTTACACTCAAGGAGTGTGATGCTGTGGAGTATCTGATTGACAGGACACTTTCGAAACATAATACTCCACATAGCAGCAACGGCCTCTTTCCAGTGTTGAATTCACTGGTGATCAGTGGTGCAAGTAGGCTGAAAATGATTTTTAATGGTGAGCTGCCGACGGGGTCTCTCAAGGAACTAAAACATTTGGAATTAAATTGTCTACCTGCATTGACATATATTTGGAAGACCAAGAGTCAATCTGAATTGGGTCTCTGGAGAAACATTCTAGGACCTGTTCAAGTGCTGAGAATACAATATTGCTCCTCCTTGGAAAAGATTTTTGCCTATGAAGATGATGAGGAAGTGCTCAACTTCCAAAGTCTGACAGAGTTGACTCTGTCAGATCTACCAAGCTTCACTGGGATAAGCAAAAATATCTCCAAGGGGTCGAAAAGGCTACCAGAAGACATCAGCCCGGAACTATCTGACGTTATCATACAACCTCTGTTCGACACCAAG GTTCATTTCCCAGCCTTGACAAAACTATACATTAAATCCATGAACCTAACAGAGATATGGAACAGCCAACTTTCTGCAGAATCCTTCTGTGAACTACGGGTGAGCGAATGTCAACTAAAATCTCTATGGGTGAGCGAATGTCACAAACTGTTGCGTTTGGTACCAGCATATATGCAAAATAGATTGCAGAAATTGGAATACATATGGGCATGGCACTGTTCTTCACTAGAAGAGATTTTTGAATTTAGAAGATTGACCGTCGATGATGCAGGAGATGCTGCTGCTTTAACAATTTCTGAGTCAGGGAGTCAAGGGACGCAAATGAACAAGATGTTGTCTTTCAAACAATCTGGTCAAGCCTTTCAGAATCTTAGACAGatatcaattttgttttgtgaAAGTTTGAGAACTCTGCTCTCTCCCTCAATTGCCAGAGGTCTCGTGAAGCTTCAAATGCTAATGATACGTAACTGCAAGAAGATTGAAGAAGTAGTTGCAACAGCAGCAGAGGGTGAAGAAACAAATGATGACACCTTGTTCCCTCAGCTATGTACTTTGACACTTGACGATCTACCAAATCTCAGAAGCTTTTCGCAAGGTAAAGATAATTTCAAATGGCCACTagtgaaaaacataaaaatcctCAAGTGCTACAGTATGAACAAGTTTTGTTTTGGATCCCTAAGCACACCAAAGGAAGTGAACATAGATGTCAAAGGTGCCGGTGAGAGTGTTTTGCAGGAGCTCAAGAACAGTAGAAACAGAATCTGA
- the LOC112202104 gene encoding uncharacterized protein LOC112202104 isoform X2 yields the protein MDIILAFATPLTEWTVKPIGRQLSYVFNYKSNIEDLTRQVRELRLKRDGVDLEVKPAREALKTIDPGVDGWLGDVDKIIKEKETSFSEETVAAKVACCNGWLPNLKSRYSLGRKAKKMTQKADKLLATEPKTIAHPASHPEVEFRPTVDFHEGGSSSGTSTQEQPPTSEGKNINFDSRRSTIRDVMEVLKGNQINPIIICGMGGIGKTTLMGQIFEKAKEECMFDEYTKATIKESLDKAPGMIQIQDELAEYLGLILEVKERAPRASMLRQRLSQGSKKILVMLDNVSTTTQDFLWNIGIPPSCKLLVTSRQQDLFKDMDTRMNFPIHGLPETDAWSLFKKTAGSTIESDLELQVVAKKVLKECAGLPIAISTVGTALKGESIAIWKNALRELEKASPENVPGVIEHVYSKIKFSYECLRNEQAKSCFLLCCIFEESVDIWIEDLVTYGLGLGLFKGIDSIVEGRNCVETLVQTLKSRFLLLDSDNELECVRMHDVVHDVAVHIASEEFVEKKKDAVEKRIVVRDKAETVKLIDWPKNVEEPTYCSSLSISGLCQLLLLRHESTRECKPPPTIFNKMEDLKVLVFMRTLPPFSPQASLAVLKDLQTLRLESHNLPDDVSVIGELRKLMILSLRETNVKQLPDTFKNLSNLRLLDLFRCKELEIISPGVISSLCLLEELYMWSSFEDWVVEKLASTETANWISQLEAQDRAASKEVEHWEMTMDTWKRFNKLAVEQPANLGKQFREEVQGLLRVNDEQTRWANSMDWKTGILAELLSLSHLSTLEVFLPPVNEIVTSNLFNKLERFKISIGWKHPMYDWELKHADNYLGVHDLDASAAVGSGITLLLKKTSILEFRMKNLTKPQALNVLDTDQYHFAKMKSLTLKECDAVEYLIDRTLSKHNTPHSSNGLFPVLNSLVISGASRLKMIFNGELPTGSLKELKHLELNCLPALTYIWKTKSQSELGLWRNILGPVQVLRIQYCSSLEKIFAYEDDEEVLNFQSLTELTLSDLPSFTGISKNISKGSKRLPEDISPELSDVIIQPLFDTKVHFPALTKLYIKSMNLTEIWNSQLSAESFCELRVSECQLKSLWVSECHKLLRLVPAYMQNRLQKLEYIWAWHCSSLEEIFEFRRLTVDDAGDAAALTISESGSQGTQMNKMLSFKQSGQAFQNLRQISILFCESLRTLLSPSIARGLVKLQMLMIRNCKKIEEVVATAAEGEETNDDTLFPQLCTLTLDDLPNLRSFSQGSEHRCQRCR from the exons atggataTTATTCTAGCATTTGCTACACCATTGACAGAATGGACAGTGAAACCTATTGGGAGACAGTTGAGTTATGTGTTTAACTACAAGAGCAACATTGAGGATCTCACCAGACAGGTTCGGGAATTGCGTCTTAAAAGAGATGGAGTGGACCTAGAGGTGAAACCTGCGAGAGAAGCTTTAAAGACTATTGATCCTGGAGTTGATGGCTGGCTCGGTGATGTAGACAAGATCATAAAAGAAAAGGAGACAAGTTTCAGTGAAGAAACTGTAGCAGCAAAGGTAGCTTGCTGTAATGGGTGGCTTCCAAATTTGAAGAGCCGTTATTCTTTGGGAAGGAAAGCTAAGAAGATGACTCAAAAGGCGGATAAACTCCTTGCTACTGAACCCAAGACTATAGCGCACCCTGCTTCCCACCCAGAGGTGGAATTCCGACCCACAGTGGACTTCCATGAAGGTGGCAGCTCCTCAGGAACATCAACCCAAGAACAGCCACCTACATCTGAaggaaaaaatattaattttgatTCAAGGAGATCAACCATTAGAGATGTGATGGAAGTTCTCAAGGGAAATCAAATCAATCCAATTATCATATGCGGCATGGGCGGCATCGGGAAGACAACATTGATGGGCCAAATTTTTGAGAAAGCAAAGGAAGAGTGTATGTTCGATGAGTATACCAAGGCAACCATTAAGGAATCTCTTGACAAAGCTCCTGGCATGATTCAAATTCAAGATGAACTTGCAGAATATCTAGGTTTGATACTTGAAGTGAAAGAGAGAGCTCCAAGAGCAAGTATGCTACGTCAAAGATTATCTCAAGGCAGCAAGAAGATCCTTGTAATGTTAGACAACGTTTCGACAACAACCCAAGACTTTTTGTGGAACATAGGGATTCCTCCTAGTTGTAAACTTTTGGTGACATCAAGACAACAAGATCTATTCAAGGACATGGATACAAGAATGAATTTCCCCATTCATGGTTTGCCGGAGACTGATGCCTGGAGTCTGTTTAAGAAGACAGCAGGAAGTACCATTGAATCTGATCTAGAGTTGCAAGTTGTAGCAAAAAAGGTTTTGAAGGAATGTGCTGGTTTGCCTATTGCAATTTCGACTGTTGGAACGGCACTAAAAGGTGAAAGCATTGCAATTTGGAAGAATGCACTAAGGGAACTAGAAAAGGCTAGCCCTGAAAACGTTCCAGGAGTGATCGAACATGTGTATAGTAAAATAAAGTTCAGCTATGAATGTTTAAGAAACGAGCAAGCCAAATCATGTTTTTTGTTGTGTTGCATATTTGAAGAAAGTGTTGATATATGGATTGAAGATTTGGTTACatatgggcttgggcttgggctcttTAAAGGCATTGATTCAATAGTTGAAGGAAGAAATTGTGTGGAAACATTGGTTCAGACACTCAAAAGTCGCTTTTTATTGTTAGACAGTGATAATGAGCTAGAATGTGTGAGAATGCATGATGTGGTGCATGATGTTGCCGTACATATAGCCTCTGAAGAGTttgtagaaaagaaaaaagatgcgGTTGAAAAAAGAATTGTGGTGAGAGATAAAGCAGAAACTGTGAAGTTGATTGATTGGCCTAAGAATGTTGAGGAACCTACTTATTGCAGTTCACTGAGTATTAGTGGGCTTTGTCAGCTTTTACTGTTGAGACATGAAAGTACAAGAGAATGCAAACCGCCACCcacaattttcaataaaatggAAGATCTCAAGGTTCTAGTATTTATGAGGACGTTGCCTCCATTCTCACCACAAGCATCACTTGCAGTTTTGAAAGACCTTCAAACACTGCGTCTAGAGAGTCACAATCTGCCAGATGATGTATCTGTCATTGGGGAGCTAAGGAAACTTATGATACTCAGTTTGCGTGAAACCAACGTCAAGCAATTGCCTGATACATTTAAGAATTTGTCTAATCTAAGATTGCTTGATTTGTTCAGATGTAAGGAGCTTGAAATAATCTCACCAGGGGTCATATCAAGTTTATGCCTACTTGAAGAGTTGTACATGTGGTCTAGCTTCGAGGATTGGGTGGTTGAGAAACTAGCCTCAACTGAAACAGCTAATTGGATCTCTCAATTGGAGGCTCAGGATAGGGCTGCATCCAAAGAAGTGGAACATTGGGAAATGACAATGGACACATGGAAGAGATTCAACAAATTGGCGGTTGAGCAACCAGCAAACTTAGGAAAGCAATTTAGAGAAGAGGTTCAAGGTCTCCTTAGAGTAAACGATGAGCAAACAAGGTGGGCCAACTCCATGGACTGGAAAACTGGTATACTTGCGGAGCTACTTTCCTTGTCCCATTTGTCTACTTTAGAAGTTTTTCTACCACCGGTTAATGAAATAGTAACCAGCAATTTGTTTAACAAGCTGGAAAGATTTAAGATCTCTATAGGATGGAAGCACCCTATGTATGATTGGGAATTAAAGCATGCTGACAACTACTTGGGAGTTCACGATCTTGATGCAAGCGCTGCTGTGGGTAGTGGAATCACTTTGTTGCTAAAGAAAACCAGCATTCTTGAGTTTAGAATGAAGAATTTGACCAAACCTCAAGCTCTGAATGTCTTAGATACAGATCAGTACCATTTCGCAAAGATGAAGTCCCTTACACTCAAGGAGTGTGATGCTGTGGAGTATCTGATTGACAGGACACTTTCGAAACATAATACTCCACATAGCAGCAACGGCCTCTTTCCAGTGTTGAATTCACTGGTGATCAGTGGTGCAAGTAGGCTGAAAATGATTTTTAATGGTGAGCTGCCGACGGGGTCTCTCAAGGAACTAAAACATTTGGAATTAAATTGTCTACCTGCATTGACATATATTTGGAAGACCAAGAGTCAATCTGAATTGGGTCTCTGGAGAAACATTCTAGGACCTGTTCAAGTGCTGAGAATACAATATTGCTCCTCCTTGGAAAAGATTTTTGCCTATGAAGATGATGAGGAAGTGCTCAACTTCCAAAGTCTGACAGAGTTGACTCTGTCAGATCTACCAAGCTTCACTGGGATAAGCAAAAATATCTCCAAGGGGTCGAAAAGGCTACCAGAAGACATCAGCCCGGAACTATCTGACGTTATCATACAACCTCTGTTCGACACCAAG GTTCATTTCCCAGCCTTGACAAAACTATACATTAAATCCATGAACCTAACAGAGATATGGAACAGCCAACTTTCTGCAGAATCCTTCTGTGAACTACGGGTGAGCGAATGTCAACTAAAATCTCTATGGGTGAGCGAATGTCACAAACTGTTGCGTTTGGTACCAGCATATATGCAAAATAGATTGCAGAAATTGGAATACATATGGGCATGGCACTGTTCTTCACTAGAAGAGATTTTTGAATTTAGAAGATTGACCGTCGATGATGCAGGAGATGCTGCTGCTTTAACAATTTCTGAGTCAGGGAGTCAAGGGACGCAAATGAACAAGATGTTGTCTTTCAAACAATCTGGTCAAGCCTTTCAGAATCTTAGACAGatatcaattttgttttgtgaAAGTTTGAGAACTCTGCTCTCTCCCTCAATTGCCAGAGGTCTCGTGAAGCTTCAAATGCTAATGATACGTAACTGCAAGAAGATTGAAGAAGTAGTTGCAACAGCAGCAGAGGGTGAAGAAACAAATGATGACACCTTGTTCCCTCAGCTATGTACTTTGACACTTGACGATCTACCAAATCTCAGAAGCTTTTCGCAAG GAAGTGAACATAGATGTCAAAGGTGCCGGTGA